CAGCATAACAAGGAATACTTTTCTGAGAGACTGGAAAAGGTTGGCCCATATTGACTCTTGCTTATTTACCTTTTCTGCTATTTTTTGCGAGATAACCTGATCAAGGGAATTGCTTAAAAGGTTTATTGGCCTGAAACCAATTGTTATTCCCATAGAGAAAAGACCAATTTCCGCCATTCCGAAATAGCCCGACAAAAGCAATATAGGCAGGTTACTGGCCAGCATATTAACAAATGAGTGAGGCAATGTATATTGAGGGAATTTGCGATGTTGAGACGCCACGGATAAGATATTGCTTTTATTGAAATGGAATAAGCCTTTCCATGTTTCTTTACGGGTAAAACAGGATAAAATAGCAAAAAGATGGCTGAGGAAGTTGGCCCAGATTAATCCTGTTAGTCCAGCTTTCAGGAATCCCAAACCCACCTTTAATCCACTGTTAGTGATTCCCTGCCCCAGACAGTATCTTGCTGTGAGTGAAAAGCGATTATTATAATTAAACCAGAAGGTGGAAGCCTGTGCAAAAGCAACAACAAAAACAAAGAAAGGAAGGTAATAGACAACATCTTTCAGACTTTCATAATGCAGTGTTTTCAGTATGGAAGGTGCTCCTAACAGCAACAAAACTAAAAGGGAGAAAGAAAAAACGGTGTTAATCAAAAAACACAAGTTAAACGTATCAGCTGCCCGTTGCTTCTCCTTTGCCAATATTATTGCGAATTCGTACTTCCCGTTGGCTACAACAGATAAAATTCCTTCTATACCAAGAAACAGTGATAAAATGCCTAGTTCTTCCGGTGAATAAAGACGAGCTATTACCGGTAAGACAACAAACGCAATCCCTTGTGAGATTGCGTTTGCCGAAAGCAGAGTCACACTGTTTCTTACTAACTCTTTCATTATGTCCTTATCTGCCAATCCATGCTTCAGGATTTAATTTTGATGTCTCTTTACGTAACTGGAAATGCAGGATAGTGCGGTTTCCATCTGAAGGATCAGAGTATACACGTCCTATTGTCTGTCGGGTACTAACCTTCTGTCCCTTACTTACAGAGGCTGAAGAAAGGTTGCAATAAACAGAAATATAGTTTCCGTGACGAATAATTATGTTTACCAATCCGTTTACCTGGAAGACAACAGCCACCTCAC
This genomic interval from uncultured Bacteroides sp. contains the following:
- a CDS encoding oligosaccharide flippase family protein, producing MKELVRNSVTLLSANAISQGIAFVVLPVIARLYSPEELGILSLFLGIEGILSVVANGKYEFAIILAKEKQRAADTFNLCFLINTVFSFSLLVLLLLGAPSILKTLHYESLKDVVYYLPFFVFVVAFAQASTFWFNYNNRFSLTARYCLGQGITNSGLKVGLGFLKAGLTGLIWANFLSHLFAILSCFTRKETWKGLFHFNKSNILSVASQHRKFPQYTLPHSFVNMLASNLPILLLSGYFGMAEIGLFSMGITIGFRPINLLSNSLDQVISQKIAEKVNKQESIWANLFQSLRKVFLVMLPLFILIYFLVPVIIKYVLGERWEQSAFYIQILMPWFFFALFAASLSSMPSIFGKQRMALILEILLIALRFIALCTGIYLNSFVWAIILFSLVSTIVVAAQLIWYLLLVKKYEQSC